Proteins found in one Erythrobacter sp. KY5 genomic segment:
- a CDS encoding Flp family type IVb pilin: MLHRLARDEDGATAIEYGLIAALISLAAVIAFQSLGLRLEEVFSFISETMGANLS, translated from the coding sequence ATGCTACATAGACTCGCCCGTGACGAGGATGGCGCAACCGCGATCGAATATGGGCTGATCGCAGCGCTCATCTCGCTTGCCGCAGTGATTGCATTTCAGTCGCTCGGACTGAGGCTCGAAGAAGTGTTCAGCTTCATCAGCGAAACGATGGGTGCCAATTTGAGCTGA
- a CDS encoding outer membrane protein assembly factor BamD — MTTKLTMRNRIARAVLLGAGFATLAACGGGSANEDVAYVARDVESLYAEAQRRLDRGNTTLAAALFDEVERQHPYSPWARRAQLMSAFCYYIARDYNKAIQNSQRFLSIHPGNKDAPYAYYLIALSYYEQISDVNRDQSITEQAQIALREVNRRFPQTEYAADARLKLDLVADHLAGKEMEIGRFYQRSGRWLAAQLRFRNVVETYETTSHTPEALYRLTESSLALGIREEAVKYAAVLGANYPGTEWYDKAFELVEDHASGVTPS, encoded by the coding sequence ATGACCACCAAGCTCACCATGCGTAACCGCATCGCTCGCGCCGTTCTTCTCGGCGCTGGATTTGCCACTCTTGCTGCCTGTGGCGGCGGTTCTGCCAATGAAGACGTGGCCTATGTCGCGCGCGACGTCGAATCGCTTTATGCAGAGGCGCAGCGGCGGCTCGATCGCGGCAACACCACGCTTGCCGCGGCTCTGTTCGACGAGGTTGAGCGCCAACACCCCTATTCGCCGTGGGCCCGCCGCGCGCAGTTGATGAGCGCGTTCTGCTATTACATCGCGCGCGATTACAACAAGGCGATCCAGAACTCGCAGCGCTTCTTGTCGATCCACCCGGGTAACAAGGACGCGCCTTACGCCTACTACCTGATTGCGCTCTCCTATTACGAGCAGATCAGCGACGTGAACCGCGACCAATCGATCACGGAGCAGGCGCAGATCGCGCTTCGCGAAGTGAACCGCCGTTTCCCGCAGACAGAATACGCTGCCGATGCTCGCCTCAAGCTTGACCTTGTGGCCGATCACCTTGCGGGCAAGGAAATGGAGATCGGGCGTTTCTACCAGCGTTCGGGCCGCTGGCTCGCCGCGCAGCTGCGTTTCCGCAACGTCGTTGAAACCTACGAGACGACCAGCCACACGCCAGAGGCACTTTACCGCCTGACCGAAAGCAGCCTTGCGCTCGGCATCCGCGAAGAAGCGGTAAAGTATGCAGCCGTGCTCGGCGCGAACTATCCCGGCACCGAGTGGTACGACAAGGCGTTCGAACTGGTCGAAGACCACGCAAGCGGCGTCACCCCCAGCTAA
- the recN gene encoding DNA repair protein RecN: MLTRLSIRNIVLIEALDLDFGRGLGVLTGETGAGKSILLDALGLVLGDRAETGLVRAGEAKASVTASFDFATLPAPIAEALDDADLELEPGEPLIIRRQVKADGGSKAYVNDQPTSVALLRALAPSLVELHGQHDDRGLVNPRGHLALLDRFAGTDLGLLERRFASWAKAEAQLAEARDGVEQAKADQDLLIAHLAELTALEPQAGEEARLAATRADMQKGEKLSGELEELRHIWEGSDSPLASLRVAARKLDRIAEQHPLLAEALAALDRAVIEAGEAEERLESAAEALVHDPQALDAAETRLFELRALARKHRCEVDELPELMREMRVRLDSIESGEAQLDALEAAAKEAREAYGEAAGMAHEVRIAAAKRLDKAVAAELAPLKLDAARFLTAIGKLPPEKWGRLGMDSAEFLIATNPGADFAPLTKIASGGELSRFILALKVALAEKGGAATIIFDEIDRGVGGAVASAIGERLARLASDEGQLLAVTHSPQVAARGRMHYLIAKASSGTVTKTSVVLLNESGRQEEIARMLSGAEVTPEARAQADRLLEGV; encoded by the coding sequence ATGCTGACCCGTCTGTCGATCCGAAACATCGTTCTTATCGAAGCGCTCGACCTCGATTTCGGGCGCGGGCTTGGCGTGCTTACCGGGGAGACCGGGGCGGGCAAGTCGATCCTGCTCGACGCTCTGGGGCTGGTGCTGGGCGACCGCGCCGAAACCGGGTTGGTGCGCGCCGGTGAAGCGAAGGCGAGCGTGACGGCAAGCTTCGACTTTGCAACCCTTCCCGCCCCCATCGCCGAAGCGCTCGACGATGCCGATCTTGAGCTCGAACCCGGCGAACCGCTGATCATCCGGCGGCAGGTGAAGGCCGATGGCGGTTCAAAGGCCTATGTCAACGATCAGCCAACCAGCGTCGCACTGCTGCGCGCGCTTGCTCCCTCGCTTGTCGAACTGCACGGGCAGCACGATGATCGCGGCCTGGTGAATCCGCGTGGTCATCTGGCTCTGCTGGACAGGTTCGCAGGCACCGATCTTGGCTTGCTGGAAAGGCGCTTCGCCAGCTGGGCCAAGGCGGAAGCGCAGCTGGCCGAAGCACGCGATGGGGTTGAGCAGGCCAAGGCCGATCAGGATCTGCTGATCGCGCACCTCGCTGAACTGACCGCGCTCGAACCGCAGGCGGGTGAAGAAGCAAGGCTCGCTGCAACCCGTGCCGACATGCAGAAGGGCGAGAAGCTGTCGGGCGAGCTGGAAGAGCTGCGACATATCTGGGAAGGTTCGGATTCGCCGCTTGCGTCGCTCAGGGTGGCTGCCCGCAAGCTTGACCGGATTGCCGAACAACACCCTCTTCTGGCTGAAGCGCTGGCTGCTCTCGACCGGGCGGTGATCGAGGCGGGCGAGGCGGAGGAGAGGCTCGAATCCGCAGCCGAAGCGCTGGTTCATGATCCGCAGGCACTCGACGCGGCAGAAACGCGGCTGTTCGAATTGCGAGCGCTCGCCCGCAAGCATCGCTGCGAAGTGGACGAACTGCCGGAACTGATGCGCGAGATGCGGGTCCGGCTCGACTCGATCGAGAGTGGCGAAGCGCAGCTCGACGCGCTCGAAGCGGCGGCAAAGGAAGCTCGCGAGGCTTATGGCGAGGCAGCGGGCATGGCGCACGAGGTTCGCATTGCGGCGGCCAAGCGGCTCGACAAGGCGGTCGCCGCGGAACTCGCGCCGCTGAAGCTTGATGCCGCGCGCTTCCTGACGGCCATCGGCAAACTGCCGCCGGAAAAGTGGGGCAGGCTCGGCATGGACTCCGCCGAGTTCCTTATCGCGACCAATCCCGGCGCAGACTTCGCACCGCTCACGAAGATCGCATCGGGCGGCGAATTGTCGCGCTTCATCCTCGCGCTCAAGGTCGCCCTGGCGGAAAAGGGCGGGGCAGCGACGATCATCTTCGACGAAATCGACCGCGGAGTTGGCGGGGCAGTGGCAAGCGCGATTGGCGAAAGGCTGGCCCGGCTTGCGTCGGATGAAGGTCAGCTGCTCGCCGTTACACACTCGCCTCAGGTCGCCGCGCGCGGACGGATGCATTACCTGATCGCCAAGGCGTCAAGCGGCACGGTGACCAAGACCAGCGTCGTCCTTCTGAACGAGAGCGGCCGTCAGGAAGAGATCGCCCGCATGCTTTCTGGCGCGGAAGTGACACCGGAGGCGCGCGCGCAGGCGGATCGCTTGCTGGAAGGCGTGTGA
- the ligA gene encoding NAD-dependent DNA ligase LigA: protein MIKESAEVSANPVSQMTEADAANELMRLARQIARHDRLYHADDDPEISDQEYDALVRRNREVEEAFPHLVREDSPSRRVGHGVASSPLSKVTHEVRMMSLDNAFNREEVEEWTARIRRYLNLDAGEEVAITAEDKIDGLSCSLRYENGKLVRAATRGDGQVGEDVTPNVRHISDIPEELPDGVPEVFEVRGEVYMSRADFAALNAAQEEAGGKLFANPRNAAAGSLRQKDASVTARRPLKFWAYGWGAASDVPCESQHDMMRMIESWGFPLSPFLTRTLSVDGMIAHYEEIGRQRPDLGYEIDGVVYKVDRLDWQQRLGFVAKAPRWALAHKFPAEKAQTTLEAIDIQVGRTGKLTPVGRLAPVLVGGVTVTNVTLHNRDEIERLGVRPGDRIVIQRAGDVIPQVVENRTRDEERATFDFPDHCPECDSEAVAEEGEVDVRCTGGLICPAQRTQRLEHFVSRKALDIDGFGSKTIAQFFALGWLESPADIFRLKHRRDDILALEGWQGKSVDNLLASVENRREPDAARLLFGLGVRHVGEVTARDLMKHVHELPALRAIAEKARAGDEDAASELTAIDGIGPSVVEALGDFFHEPHNVAVWEDILSEVTPPRYEVETLDSPVAGKTVVFTGKLETMSRDEAKAQAERLGAKAAGSVSAKTDLLVAGPGAGSKLKKAEQLGIEVIDEAAWAQIVAQAG from the coding sequence ATGATCAAGGAGAGCGCTGAGGTGTCAGCCAATCCCGTATCGCAGATGACCGAAGCCGATGCTGCGAACGAACTGATGCGGCTCGCCAGACAGATCGCGCGTCACGACCGGCTGTATCATGCTGACGACGATCCAGAGATATCCGATCAGGAATACGATGCGTTGGTCAGGCGCAATCGCGAAGTTGAGGAAGCGTTTCCGCATCTGGTGCGCGAGGACTCGCCGTCCAGGAGGGTAGGGCATGGCGTCGCTTCCTCGCCTTTGTCGAAGGTCACTCACGAGGTTCGTATGATGAGCCTCGACAATGCGTTCAACCGCGAAGAGGTGGAGGAATGGACTGCGCGCATCCGGCGTTATCTCAATCTGGATGCGGGCGAAGAGGTCGCGATCACGGCTGAAGACAAGATCGACGGGCTGTCCTGCTCGCTTCGCTACGAAAATGGCAAGCTGGTTCGTGCAGCCACACGCGGTGATGGGCAGGTGGGTGAGGATGTGACTCCCAATGTGCGACACATCTCCGACATCCCTGAAGAGTTGCCGGATGGCGTGCCCGAGGTCTTCGAGGTGCGCGGCGAAGTCTACATGTCCCGTGCCGACTTCGCCGCTCTCAATGCTGCACAGGAAGAAGCCGGCGGCAAACTGTTTGCCAATCCGCGTAACGCCGCGGCTGGATCGCTGCGCCAGAAGGATGCGAGCGTAACCGCCAGGCGGCCGCTGAAGTTCTGGGCCTATGGCTGGGGCGCGGCGTCCGACGTCCCCTGTGAGAGCCAGCACGACATGATGCGGATGATAGAAAGCTGGGGCTTTCCGCTCTCTCCGTTCCTCACGCGAACGCTGAGCGTGGACGGAATGATCGCGCATTATGAGGAGATCGGTCGGCAACGCCCTGACCTTGGCTATGAAATTGACGGGGTCGTCTACAAGGTCGACCGGCTCGACTGGCAGCAGCGGCTTGGCTTCGTGGCCAAGGCTCCGCGCTGGGCGCTTGCGCATAAATTCCCGGCGGAGAAGGCGCAGACGACGCTTGAAGCGATCGACATTCAGGTGGGGCGCACTGGCAAGCTAACGCCCGTTGGAAGGCTTGCCCCGGTTCTGGTCGGCGGGGTCACCGTTACCAATGTGACGCTCCACAACCGCGACGAGATCGAGCGGCTCGGCGTGAGGCCGGGTGACCGGATCGTGATCCAGCGCGCAGGCGACGTGATCCCGCAGGTTGTCGAAAACCGGACGCGCGATGAGGAGCGCGCGACATTCGATTTCCCGGATCATTGTCCTGAATGCGACAGCGAGGCCGTCGCCGAGGAAGGCGAGGTCGATGTTCGCTGCACAGGTGGTCTCATATGTCCGGCGCAACGCACTCAAAGGCTTGAGCATTTCGTCAGTCGAAAAGCGCTCGACATCGACGGGTTCGGATCGAAAACGATCGCGCAATTCTTCGCGCTGGGATGGCTCGAAAGTCCCGCTGACATCTTCCGGCTCAAGCATCGCCGTGATGACATCCTCGCGCTTGAAGGATGGCAGGGCAAGTCTGTGGATAACCTGTTGGCCTCTGTGGAGAACCGCCGTGAGCCAGACGCAGCCCGCCTGCTGTTCGGGCTAGGCGTCCGCCATGTGGGCGAGGTCACCGCGCGCGACCTGATGAAGCACGTGCACGAACTGCCCGCCCTGCGCGCAATCGCAGAGAAGGCACGCGCCGGGGATGAGGACGCCGCGAGCGAGCTCACCGCAATCGATGGCATCGGTCCAAGCGTCGTGGAAGCGTTGGGCGATTTCTTCCATGAACCGCACAATGTCGCGGTTTGGGAAGACATCCTGTCTGAAGTCACCCCGCCGCGCTACGAAGTCGAGACACTCGACAGTCCTGTTGCTGGCAAAACCGTGGTCTTCACCGGCAAGCTCGAAACGATGAGCCGCGACGAGGCCAAGGCACAGGCAGAACGCCTCGGTGCGAAGGCGGCGGGCTCTGTCAGCGCGAAAACCGATCTGCTCGTCGCGGGGCCCGGGGCGGGGTCCAAGCTGAAGAAGGCGGAGCAATTGGGTATCGAGGTCATCGACGAAGCAGCCTGGGCGCAAATTGTCGCCCAGGCGGGGTAA